In one Parambassis ranga chromosome 6, fParRan2.1, whole genome shotgun sequence genomic region, the following are encoded:
- the tspan9a gene encoding tetraspanin-9 isoform X2, translating to MARGCLCCLKYMMFIFNLIFWLCGCGLLGVGIWLSVSQGSFATFSPSFPSLSAANMVIAIGAIVMVTGFLGCLGAIKENKCLLLSFFIVLLIILLAELILLILFFVYSDKVSENAKQDLKDGLALYNSENNIGLRNAWNIIQAEWKCCGVIAYTDWHEALKEKVVPDRCCQEHYQNCGRNSTNMFWNRGCFEKVEEWLDENKHLLGTIGMVILVVQLLGMAFSMTLFHHIHRTGKKYDA from the exons TTATGTGGCTGTGGACTGCTCGGCGTGGGCATCTGGCTCTCTGTGTCTCAGGGAAGCTTCGCCACCTTCTCACCCTCATTCCCTTCGCTGTCAGCTGCCAACATGGTCATCGCCATTGGCGCCATCGTCATGGTAACGGGCTTTCTTGGTTGCCTGGGTGCCATCAAGGAGAACAAGTGCCTGCTTCTGAGC ttcttcattgtcctgctgaTAATTCTTCTGGCAGAGCTGATACTGCTCATCCTGTTCTTTGTGTACTCAGATAAG GTGAGTGAGAATGCAAAGCAGGATCTGAAGGATGGGCTCGCTCTCTACAACTCTGAAAACAACATAGGCCTGCGAAACGCCTGGAACATCATCCAGGCAGAG TGGAAGTGTTGCGGTGTGATCGCATACACAGACTGGCACGAGGCTCTGAAGGAGAAGGTCGTTCCTGACCGCTGCTGCCAAGAGCATTACCAGAACTGTGGCCGAAACTCCACCAACATGTTCTGGAACAGG GGTTGCTTTGAGAAAGTGGAGGAATGGCTGGATGAAAACAAGCACCTCCTGGGAACCATCGGCATGGTCATCTTGGTGGTGCAG ctgctgggcATGGCATTCTCCATGACACTGTTCCACCACATCCACAGAACGGGGAAGAAGTACGACGCTTAG